From the Desulfovibrio sp. JY genome, one window contains:
- a CDS encoding nitroreductase family protein, whose product MPLFTIGEKCTGCGLCVAACPASLVRQKGEEPPHALAGREAHCIRCGHCVIACPTGAFHHALLPEEQFSPVKRRELPDLASLRRLLMSRRSCRNYAPQTLSHEEILALIEAVRHAPTGHNARQVGYVVVDGPERMDVARRGVLEWIAAEVAADTQRAADLHLAGAARAVAKGRDVIFRGAPHVVVVHAPDAGITPALDAAIAAAWLEIAAAAGGYGACWCGYLIFALDAHPPLGALLGIPEGHKGYAALLLGQPAIRPLAIPPRDMPPVTFF is encoded by the coding sequence ATGCCCCTTTTCACCATCGGCGAGAAATGTACGGGCTGCGGCCTTTGCGTGGCGGCCTGCCCAGCCAGTCTGGTCCGGCAGAAAGGGGAGGAACCGCCCCATGCCCTGGCCGGCCGCGAAGCGCACTGCATCCGCTGCGGCCACTGCGTCATTGCCTGCCCGACAGGGGCCTTTCACCACGCGCTTTTGCCCGAGGAGCAGTTTTCGCCGGTCAAACGCCGGGAACTGCCGGACCTGGCCAGCCTGCGCCGGCTGCTCATGTCCCGCCGCTCCTGCCGCAACTACGCGCCCCAGACGCTTTCCCACGAGGAAATCCTGGCGCTTATCGAGGCGGTGCGCCATGCCCCCACCGGACACAACGCCCGGCAGGTCGGCTATGTGGTGGTGGATGGCCCGGAACGCATGGACGTGGCGCGCCGCGGCGTGCTCGAGTGGATCGCGGCCGAGGTCGCGGCCGATACCCAGCGCGCCGCCGATCTGCATCTGGCTGGCGCGGCCCGGGCCGTGGCCAAGGGTCGGGACGTGATCTTCCGTGGCGCGCCCCATGTGGTGGTGGTCCACGCGCCGGATGCCGGCATCACTCCGGCCCTCGACGCGGCCATTGCCGCCGCCTGGCTGGAAATCGCCGCCGCGGCCGGCGGCTACGGGGCTTGCTGGTGCGGCTACCTGATCTTCGCCCTCGACGCCCATCCGCCCCTCGGCGCGCTCCTCGGCATTCCGGAAGGGCACAAGGGCTACGCAGCGCTGCTCCTCGGCCAGCCCGCCATCCGCCCTCTCGCTATTCCCCCCCGCGACATGCCGCCTGTGACCTTTTTTTGA
- a CDS encoding glycosyltransferase family 39 protein: MQQTFHNTKGASRDWAERLVLAAILAVAACLRLYHLETPTMWWDEIVVPLTARFPVSYILDFSRHCEMHPPLYHLFIKAVEWAGISDFALRLPSALCGLAAVYAAWRLFGRLYDRAVGLVAAAFLAGSAMQVWHVRQVRPYAILTLLFVFSLYFCLRLIRERQNRDLYALLGINAVLLCLHYFMFEVVFAEGVVLVANWRPRGQGLTLRQLVVFCCGTAIVALPVLLIFFLPSQTTLSIFADKSSFAAIGRLIVAYAADVLWSHDDTAMRLFMGAIVALGGLAMARRAPRELAACLLVVLIPALILFFMRKTAYFSPRHFLYMTVVAALFAGQATRFLPRPGLLVPPAALLLAITAAANVFFTHPDAYYRPTSYHHPVFVTDFKPMARELAWRLRPGEVVAASDPGTVNAVSWYLDRFVAGNPFRDQKLDAVSPDFTLRFFAPFHNWGHLGKTEQAFTTAVGPISRSEQVLNAKIYDLPIHREPAPVIAAAPFHLRRRAAFPDFYRQVTAFSDMTINPYWGGEAIPTRNSRPAFLEYRIDNAAGDAPQQLQWMIEYKNQGRDSTMAFSARFDDEPAVPLFTSVGPDGQGGRMVTLVREKPYKTLTLRLETVCAPYTARYPGGNLETTAFRDFDLEIVPLGHFDSPVPFAVRVQGGLGKIEHSDLNLWRWGLGPQSELAFDLPQAGNYVLEFDFANVIPGQTVTVAVNGTVVETFANLPADARESRRIPIAGRQGHNTIAIAYSDWNHGKTTFAATDVRPMALFIRKLRLVPAK, encoded by the coding sequence ATGCAGCAGACGTTTCATAATACCAAGGGCGCATCCCGCGACTGGGCGGAGCGGCTGGTCCTGGCCGCCATCCTGGCCGTCGCCGCCTGCCTGCGCCTGTATCATCTGGAAACACCGACCATGTGGTGGGACGAAATCGTCGTCCCGCTGACAGCACGTTTCCCGGTCTCCTACATCCTCGACTTCTCGCGCCACTGCGAAATGCACCCGCCGCTGTATCACCTTTTCATCAAGGCGGTGGAATGGGCGGGGATCTCCGATTTCGCCTTGCGCCTGCCCTCGGCCTTGTGCGGACTGGCCGCGGTCTATGCCGCCTGGCGTCTTTTCGGCAGGCTCTACGACCGCGCGGTCGGGCTCGTCGCGGCGGCGTTTCTCGCCGGCAGCGCCATGCAGGTCTGGCATGTGCGGCAGGTCCGCCCCTATGCCATCCTGACGCTGCTGTTCGTCTTTTCACTCTATTTCTGCCTGCGGCTGATCAGGGAGCGGCAAAACCGCGATCTCTACGCCCTGCTTGGGATCAACGCGGTCCTGTTGTGCCTGCATTACTTCATGTTCGAGGTCGTCTTTGCCGAGGGCGTCGTGCTCGTGGCCAACTGGCGGCCGCGCGGGCAGGGCCTCACCTTGCGGCAGCTTGTGGTTTTCTGTTGTGGTACGGCCATCGTGGCGCTGCCGGTGCTGCTCATTTTTTTCCTGCCCAGCCAGACCACGCTGTCGATCTTCGCCGACAAGAGCAGCTTTGCCGCCATAGGCCGGCTCATCGTCGCCTATGCGGCCGATGTGCTGTGGAGCCATGACGACACGGCCATGCGCCTGTTCATGGGCGCCATTGTCGCCCTCGGGGGACTGGCCATGGCGCGGCGCGCCCCGCGCGAACTGGCCGCCTGCCTGCTCGTTGTGCTCATCCCGGCCCTGATCCTTTTTTTCATGCGCAAGACCGCCTATTTTTCGCCGCGCCATTTCCTCTACATGACGGTCGTGGCGGCCCTTTTCGCCGGCCAGGCAACGCGTTTCCTGCCCCGTCCCGGTCTGCTCGTCCCGCCGGCGGCCTTGCTGCTCGCCATCACTGCGGCGGCCAACGTCTTTTTCACCCACCCGGACGCCTATTACCGGCCCACGAGCTACCATCATCCGGTTTTTGTCACGGACTTCAAGCCCATGGCCCGGGAACTGGCCTGGAGGCTTCGGCCCGGGGAGGTTGTCGCCGCCTCGGACCCGGGCACGGTCAATGCCGTGTCCTGGTACCTGGACCGGTTTGTGGCCGGCAATCCCTTCCGCGACCAGAAGCTCGACGCGGTAAGCCCCGACTTTACCTTGCGGTTTTTCGCGCCGTTTCACAATTGGGGACACCTGGGCAAAACCGAACAGGCTTTCACCACCGCCGTTGGCCCCATCAGCCGGTCCGAGCAGGTCTTAAACGCCAAGATTTACGATCTGCCCATCCACCGGGAGCCGGCCCCGGTCATTGCCGCCGCGCCCTTTCATCTGCGACGGCGCGCCGCCTTTCCGGACTTCTACCGGCAGGTGACAGCCTTTTCGGATATGACCATCAATCCGTACTGGGGTGGAGAGGCCATCCCCACCCGCAACAGCCGGCCGGCCTTTCTGGAATACAGGATCGACAACGCGGCCGGCGACGCGCCCCAGCAACTCCAGTGGATGATCGAATATAAGAACCAGGGCCGGGACAGCACGATGGCTTTTTCGGCCCGCTTCGACGACGAGCCGGCCGTGCCGCTTTTCACGTCCGTTGGCCCGGACGGGCAGGGCGGTCGCATGGTGACGCTGGTGCGCGAAAAGCCCTACAAGACCCTGACGTTGCGCCTGGAAACGGTCTGCGCGCCCTATACCGCCCGCTATCCCGGCGGCAACCTCGAAACCACGGCGTTTCGGGACTTCGACCTGGAAATCGTGCCGCTCGGGCATTTCGATTCCCCAGTGCCGTTTGCCGTGCGGGTGCAGGGGGGACTCGGCAAGATCGAACACAGCGACCTCAACCTTTGGCGCTGGGGGCTCGGTCCCCAAAGCGAGCTGGCCTTCGATTTGCCACAAGCCGGGAACTACGTCCTCGAGTTCGACTTCGCCAACGTCATTCCCGGCCAGACCGTGACGGTCGCCGTCAACGGGACGGTGGTCGAAACCTTCGCCAACCTGCCGGCCGACGCCCGCGAGTCCCGTCGCATCCCCATCGCCGGACGCCAGGGACACAACACGATCGCCATCGCCTACAGTGACTGGAACCACGGCAAGACCACCTTCGCCGCCACGGACGTGCGGCCGATGGCCCTTTTTATTCGCAAACTGCGTCTGGTGCCCGCCAAGTGA
- the typA gene encoding translational GTPase TypA gives MSQKIRNESLRNIAIIAHVDHGKTTLVDHMFRQSGLFRQNQEVADRIMDSMDLERERGITIAAKNCAVISSGVKINIIDTPGHADFGGEVERALSMVDGAVLLVDASEGPLPQTRFVLKKTLDRGLPVIVAVNKIDRKDARTEEVLNEIYDLFIDLDASEEQLEFPVLYAIGREGMCKESLEEEGKDLAPLFKHILATIPAPSHDPDEPFRMLVSDLGYSDFLGRLAIGRVISGTARINETLVCIDESGVAKPLRVSKLQVYQGPSLTETDEAEPGDIIVLSGVEDVTIGDTICTAQAPKALPRIHVDEPTVAMRFAINSSPFAGREGKFVQSAKLRERLYKETLRNVAIRVEETEDKDSFTVKGRGEFQMAILVETMRREGFELSVGRPEVIFKTEDGVRKEPIEHLFIDCDEAFVGVVTEKLSIRKGRMLNLVNHGSGRVRVEFSIPSRGLIGYRDEFLTDTKGTGIMNSSLDGYEEYRGDFPSRFTGSIVCDRQGVAVPYALFNLEPRGRLFVVPGDPVYEGMIVGEHNRDNDINVNPCKEKKLSNMRAANKDENVILSPVLPMTLERALHFVREDEMVEITPVSLRLRKTVLSAKDRHTMDGAKKKDSA, from the coding sequence ATGAGCCAGAAAATTCGAAACGAATCGCTTCGCAATATCGCCATCATCGCCCACGTCGACCACGGCAAGACCACGCTGGTCGACCATATGTTCCGCCAAAGCGGCCTTTTTCGCCAAAACCAGGAAGTTGCCGACCGCATCATGGACAGCATGGACCTGGAACGCGAACGCGGCATCACCATTGCCGCCAAGAACTGCGCCGTGATCTCCAGCGGGGTCAAAATCAACATCATCGACACCCCGGGCCACGCCGACTTCGGCGGCGAGGTGGAACGGGCGTTGTCCATGGTCGACGGCGCGGTGCTTTTGGTCGATGCATCAGAAGGGCCGTTGCCCCAAACGCGCTTCGTGCTCAAAAAGACCCTGGACCGGGGCCTTCCCGTCATCGTCGCGGTCAACAAGATCGACCGCAAGGACGCCCGCACCGAGGAAGTCTTAAACGAGATTTACGACCTTTTCATCGACCTGGACGCCTCCGAGGAGCAGTTGGAATTCCCGGTGCTCTATGCCATCGGCCGCGAAGGCATGTGCAAGGAATCGCTGGAGGAGGAGGGCAAGGACCTGGCGCCCCTGTTCAAGCATATCCTGGCGACCATCCCGGCCCCGTCCCATGACCCCGACGAGCCCTTCCGCATGCTGGTCTCCGACCTCGGCTATTCCGACTTCCTGGGCCGGCTGGCCATTGGCCGGGTCATCTCGGGCACGGCCCGCATCAACGAGACGCTCGTGTGCATCGACGAAAGCGGGGTGGCCAAGCCCCTTCGCGTGTCCAAGCTGCAAGTCTACCAAGGGCCGAGCCTGACCGAGACCGACGAGGCCGAGCCGGGCGACATCATCGTGCTTTCCGGCGTGGAGGACGTCACCATCGGCGACACCATCTGCACGGCACAGGCGCCCAAGGCCCTGCCGCGCATCCATGTGGACGAGCCGACCGTGGCCATGCGCTTTGCCATCAACTCCTCGCCGTTCGCCGGCCGGGAGGGCAAGTTCGTGCAGTCGGCCAAGCTGCGCGAGCGCCTCTACAAGGAAACGCTGCGAAACGTGGCCATCCGCGTGGAAGAGACCGAGGACAAGGACAGCTTCACGGTCAAGGGCCGGGGCGAGTTCCAGATGGCCATCCTGGTCGAGACCATGCGCCGGGAAGGCTTCGAACTGTCGGTCGGTCGGCCGGAGGTCATTTTCAAGACCGAGGACGGCGTGCGCAAGGAGCCCATCGAGCACCTCTTTATCGACTGCGACGAGGCCTTCGTGGGCGTGGTCACGGAAAAGCTTTCCATCCGCAAAGGCCGCATGTTGAACCTGGTCAACCACGGCTCGGGCCGGGTACGGGTGGAATTTTCCATTCCATCACGGGGACTTATCGGTTACCGCGACGAATTTTTGACCGACACCAAGGGTACGGGCATCATGAACTCGTCCCTGGACGGCTACGAGGAATACCGGGGCGATTTTCCCAGCCGCTTCACCGGTTCCATCGTCTGCGACCGGCAAGGCGTGGCCGTGCCGTACGCGCTTTTCAACCTGGAGCCGCGCGGCCGGCTTTTCGTCGTTCCCGGCGATCCGGTTTACGAAGGCATGATCGTCGGCGAGCACAACCGGGATAACGACATCAACGTCAATCCGTGCAAGGAAAAAAAGCTGTCCAACATGCGCGCGGCGAACAAGGACGAAAACGTCATCCTGTCGCCGGTGTTGCCCATGACCTTGGAGCGGGCGCTGCATTTCGTGCGCGAGGACGAGATGGTCGAGATCACGCCGGTGTCGCTGCGGTTGCGCAAGACCGTGCTGTCGGCCAAGGATCGCCACACCATGGACGGCGCCAAGAAAAAAGACAGCGCCTAG
- the tgt gene encoding tRNA guanosine(34) transglycosylase Tgt, producing MNLPGTFTLGPGDGRARTGRLTTAHGEIETPVFMPVGTQGTVKSLCPDDLRAIGAQIILGNTYHLYLRPGDELVAKMGGLHRFMAWDGPILTDSGGFQVFSLSGLRRITEEGVTFSSHIDGSKHLFSPEKVISIERNLGSDIMMVLDECVPYGADRAYTEKSLGLTTRWATRCRAAHAPLDRGQLLFGIVQGGFFKDLRAESARQLIDLDFEGYALGGLSVGESRAEMYDILFDAAPLLPADKPRYLMGVGAPRDLLAGMAAGIDMFDCVLPTRNARNGTLFTFQGKVNIKRAEYREDDSPLEADCPCYACRTFSKAYLRHLYVARELLSYRLNTLHNLTFFSRFMAQARQAIREGRFDAFRSAMEAAYPETDA from the coding sequence ATGAACCTGCCAGGAACTTTTACGCTGGGCCCCGGCGACGGGCGCGCCCGGACCGGCCGGCTGACCACCGCCCACGGCGAAATCGAAACCCCCGTCTTCATGCCCGTCGGCACCCAGGGGACGGTCAAGAGCCTCTGCCCGGACGACCTGCGCGCCATCGGGGCACAGATCATTCTCGGCAACACCTACCACCTCTACCTGCGCCCGGGCGACGAGCTTGTGGCCAAGATGGGCGGCCTACACCGCTTCATGGCCTGGGACGGGCCCATTTTGACCGATTCCGGCGGATTCCAGGTGTTCAGCCTCTCCGGGCTTCGCCGCATCACCGAGGAAGGCGTGACCTTCTCCTCCCACATCGACGGCTCCAAGCACCTCTTTTCCCCGGAAAAGGTCATCTCCATCGAGCGCAACCTCGGCTCGGACATCATGATGGTGCTGGACGAATGCGTACCCTATGGCGCGGACCGGGCCTACACCGAAAAATCCCTGGGGCTCACCACCCGCTGGGCGACGCGCTGTCGGGCGGCCCATGCGCCCTTGGACCGGGGCCAGCTCCTTTTCGGCATCGTACAGGGCGGGTTCTTCAAGGACCTGCGCGCCGAAAGCGCCCGCCAGCTCATCGACCTGGACTTCGAGGGCTACGCTCTGGGCGGCCTGTCCGTCGGGGAAAGCCGGGCGGAAATGTACGACATCCTTTTCGACGCGGCCCCCCTGCTCCCGGCCGACAAGCCCCGCTACCTCATGGGCGTCGGCGCGCCGCGCGATCTGCTCGCCGGCATGGCCGCCGGGATCGACATGTTCGACTGCGTGCTGCCCACGCGAAACGCCCGAAACGGCACCCTTTTCACCTTCCAGGGCAAGGTCAACATCAAACGGGCCGAATACCGCGAGGACGACAGCCCCCTGGAAGCGGACTGCCCCTGCTACGCCTGTCGCACCTTCTCCAAGGCCTACCTGCGCCATCTCTACGTCGCCCGCGAACTCCTCTCCTACAGGCTCAACACCCTGCACAACCTGACCTTTTTTTCCCGCTTCATGGCCCAGGCCCGCCAAGCCATCCGTGAAGGCCGCTTCGATGCCTTCCGCTCCGCCATGGAAGCGGCGTATCCGGAGACGGATGCGTAA
- a CDS encoding diguanylate cyclase — protein MRKKEPANETVASTTQHHSNRLSFSLQLTVHSFVVLFLVLLIWGNLFLEHGRIEKREKELLQLQTHIVQNIVEQNLADLNTVLKDIQRQGTALRALHGETLRLDILADALSGIRVLSVYDVKGVIEASNRQEMIGKDFSQRDYFKTIQQQPNLDTLYISAPFQSVLGARVICIGRMIGNAQNQFDGIVNASLDPAYFAPLLGSILYAPDMWAALADADGSIFVAMPQRERKDENDGKKINVFLEKYSQSGVALETFVDATLDHDNGSMVSMRSVNPAALHLNKPLTIIVTRSVKEIYKDWRRDVVVQNFILFLVISFATLALVAIQKWRRDNEQLRLKAEEEAARHDKFTHMVMDNIPAMVAYWNKDMYCEYANKIYYEWFGKTKEQIYGAHAKDILGDTLFAHNETRMLGALRGEPQMFEQDRTKADGSTGHTLARYIPDQSGDSIRGFFVLVSDVTELKETQFELQQRVKELHILATTDSLTGLSNRRYFIQKVMEEITRAKRYAAPLVFLMVDIDHFKSINDTYGHDVGDAVLRSMGEVLQKTMRETDHIGRLGGEEFGILLIETSRSEASNIAERLRKSLENSCAETHSGQICFTVSIGLAFFQKDKDDPLEDMLRRADNALYQAKNNGRNQVCCDEDM, from the coding sequence ATGCGTAAAAAGGAACCAGCAAACGAAACCGTCGCATCGACGACACAACATCATAGCAACAGATTGTCTTTTTCATTGCAATTGACTGTCCATTCTTTTGTAGTTTTGTTCCTTGTGCTGCTCATCTGGGGGAATCTTTTTCTTGAACATGGCCGTATTGAAAAACGTGAAAAGGAACTCTTGCAGCTTCAAACCCATATTGTTCAAAATATCGTCGAGCAGAACCTTGCCGATCTCAATACAGTGCTCAAGGATATTCAACGACAGGGCACCGCGTTGCGCGCTCTACACGGGGAAACTCTTCGGTTGGATATCCTTGCCGATGCCCTCAGCGGTATCCGGGTGCTGAGCGTTTACGATGTCAAAGGCGTTATCGAAGCATCCAATCGGCAGGAAATGATCGGGAAAGACTTTTCCCAAAGGGATTATTTCAAAACGATTCAGCAACAGCCCAACCTTGATACCTTGTATATCAGCGCCCCCTTCCAGTCCGTCCTTGGCGCCAGGGTCATTTGTATCGGGCGCATGATCGGCAATGCTCAGAACCAATTCGACGGCATCGTCAATGCCTCGCTGGACCCGGCTTATTTTGCCCCGCTCCTTGGCTCGATTCTTTATGCCCCGGATATGTGGGCGGCACTGGCCGATGCCGATGGCTCCATTTTTGTTGCCATGCCGCAACGTGAGAGAAAAGATGAAAATGATGGGAAGAAAATTAACGTTTTTTTAGAAAAATACAGCCAGAGCGGTGTTGCTCTAGAAACATTCGTCGACGCCACGCTTGATCATGACAACGGAAGCATGGTTTCCATGCGTTCAGTAAATCCAGCAGCATTACATCTCAACAAGCCGCTCACGATCATCGTCACGAGAAGTGTCAAAGAAATTTACAAAGATTGGAGAAGAGATGTAGTTGTTCAAAATTTCATTCTTTTTCTTGTAATATCATTTGCCACATTAGCATTGGTAGCCATTCAAAAATGGCGTCGTGACAATGAACAGTTAAGGCTGAAAGCAGAAGAGGAAGCCGCCCGGCACGATAAATTTACGCACATGGTGATGGACAATATCCCCGCCATGGTCGCCTATTGGAACAAAGATATGTATTGTGAATATGCCAATAAAATTTACTATGAATGGTTCGGCAAAACGAAAGAACAGATATACGGGGCCCACGCCAAGGATATTCTCGGGGATACGCTCTTCGCTCACAATGAAACGCGCATGCTTGGCGCGCTACGCGGTGAACCCCAGATGTTCGAGCAGGACAGAACAAAGGCCGATGGATCGACAGGCCATACACTGGCCCGCTATATTCCTGACCAGAGCGGAGACTCCATACGCGGTTTTTTTGTACTCGTATCGGATGTCACCGAACTGAAGGAAACGCAATTTGAATTACAGCAACGCGTCAAGGAACTCCATATCCTCGCCACAACGGATTCTCTGACAGGTTTGAGCAACAGACGGTATTTTATCCAAAAAGTCATGGAGGAAATAACTCGGGCCAAGCGTTATGCCGCTCCGTTGGTTTTTCTTATGGTGGACATAGATCATTTCAAATCCATAAACGATACCTATGGCCACGATGTAGGCGATGCGGTACTTAGGTCAATGGGTGAAGTATTACAAAAAACGATGCGGGAAACGGATCATATCGGCCGTCTTGGCGGTGAGGAATTCGGCATATTGCTCATTGAAACAAGCCGTTCCGAGGCCAGTAACATTGCAGAGCGTCTTCGAAAGTCCCTTGAGAATAGCTGCGCGGAAACGCATTCCGGCCAGATTTGTTTCACAGTGAGCATCGGCTTGGCCTTTTTTCAAAAAGACAAGGACGACCCTCTCGAAGATATGTTGCGCCGGGCCGACAATGCCCTGTATCAGGCCAAAAACAACGGACGCAATCAGGTCTGTTGCGACGAGGATATGTAA
- the folK gene encoding 2-amino-4-hydroxy-6-hydroxymethyldihydropteridine diphosphokinase, giving the protein MGKYETRPPGVIALLDTALTTFLPLRCREKGDSITKRHIVTTAYVGLGSNLGDRAATLEVARERLAMLPGASLAAASPIYETEPWGDADQPFFLNQVVALELAADWTAAKLLTALLNIETALGRVRGERRFGPRTLDLDLLLYGDAAIDEPDLVVPHPRLRQRAFVLVPLADIAPGVIIPDGEGGSVATALAKIPFKIVGNTVRAGH; this is encoded by the coding sequence ATGGGAAAGTACGAAACCAGGCCTCCTGGCGTGATCGCCCTGCTTGACACGGCCTTGACGACTTTTTTACCTCTGCGCTGCCGCGAGAAAGGAGACTCCATCACGAAACGCCATATCGTCACGACCGCCTATGTCGGGCTGGGCTCCAATCTCGGAGACCGGGCGGCTACCCTGGAAGTGGCCCGGGAGCGTCTGGCCATGCTCCCCGGGGCAAGTCTCGCGGCGGCAAGCCCGATTTACGAAACCGAACCCTGGGGCGATGCCGACCAGCCGTTTTTTCTCAATCAGGTCGTGGCGCTGGAACTTGCCGCCGACTGGACAGCCGCAAAACTCCTCACCGCGCTTTTGAACATTGAAACAGCCCTTGGGCGCGTGCGTGGGGAACGTCGCTTCGGGCCGCGCACCCTGGACCTCGATCTGCTGCTTTACGGCGACGCGGCCATCGACGAGCCCGATCTGGTCGTGCCCCACCCGAGGCTGCGCCAGCGCGCCTTTGTCCTCGTGCCCCTGGCGGATATCGCCCCGGGGGTGATCATCCCGGACGGGGAGGGCGGAAGCGTTGCGACAGCGCTTGCGAAAATCCCTTTCAAAATCGTTGGAAATACCGTAAGAGCGGGACATTGA
- a CDS encoding transcriptional regulator, whose product MYRWLILIVAGFILYKLFLGDRGRKKTQEAETKTRMAATGEMVKDPVCGTYVPADADIRVRDGNKVYAFCSYECRDAFVKRLEATRTESVEHAKEAEHAEEGRG is encoded by the coding sequence ATGTACCGTTGGCTCATACTGATCGTGGCCGGCTTTATCCTCTATAAGCTTTTCCTCGGCGATCGAGGCCGTAAAAAGACCCAGGAAGCCGAAACGAAAACGCGCATGGCCGCCACCGGCGAGATGGTCAAGGACCCGGTTTGCGGCACCTACGTTCCGGCCGACGCCGACATTCGCGTTCGCGACGGCAACAAGGTCTACGCCTTTTGCAGCTACGAATGCCGCGACGCCTTCGTCAAGCGCCTGGAAGCCACCCGTACCGAGTCCGTCGAGCATGCCAAGGAAGCCGAGCATGCCGAAGAGGGCCGGGGGTAG
- the ade gene encoding adenine deaminase, whose translation MPEPEKLDTYRRRLAVARGDAPADLLIKGARLVNVLSGEIHEADVAVADGVVVGFSGREAARVIEADGRYLCPGLIDGHIHIESTLLSPPVFARAVAPHGTCAVMCDPHEIANVLGLAGIEYMLACSRDLPVTCYFMMPSCVPATDMATSGARIGATDVAAMLARHPDRILGLAEVMNYPGVVAGDEDMLRKIRAARGRVIDGHAPGLTGRALDAYVTAGPGSDHECTHLEEAREKLRRGMHIMIRQGSTEQNLEELIPLVTAENAGRFSLVSDDRDPVDLSRKGHLNALVAQAIACGVPPVAAVAMASINPARYFNLRRRGAVAPGYRADFVLVNDLKSFDIADVFLKGRHVADMEFSDYSCLTPPRAMHVAGDVTEARLAIPAQKGARIRAIGLIPGQIVTECRVMDALVKDGLAVADPSRDLAKLAVIERHKATGNIGLGFIAGLKLQNGAIAGTVAHDAHNLIVAGTNDADMILAAQALMVSGGGFAVAGGGKLLAQVRLPVAGLMSDAPLEVVMEGLVALRAAYRQIARPKPEALDHPFMAMSFVSLEVIGALRLTDQGLFDVASFSRVGLFL comes from the coding sequence ATGCCCGAACCCGAAAAACTGGACACTTACCGGCGACGACTGGCCGTAGCCCGCGGCGACGCGCCGGCGGACCTGCTCATCAAGGGCGCACGACTGGTCAACGTGCTCTCCGGTGAAATCCACGAGGCCGACGTGGCCGTGGCCGACGGCGTTGTCGTTGGTTTTTCCGGCCGGGAGGCGGCGCGGGTCATCGAAGCCGACGGCCGCTACCTCTGTCCGGGGCTCATCGACGGGCACATTCACATCGAATCGACGCTGCTGTCCCCGCCGGTCTTCGCCCGGGCCGTGGCCCCGCACGGCACCTGCGCCGTCATGTGCGATCCCCACGAGATCGCCAACGTCCTGGGGCTCGCCGGCATCGAGTACATGCTGGCCTGTAGCCGCGATCTGCCCGTGACCTGCTATTTCATGATGCCGTCGTGCGTGCCGGCCACGGACATGGCCACGTCCGGGGCCAGGATCGGCGCGACGGACGTGGCGGCCATGCTGGCCCGGCACCCGGACCGCATCCTGGGCCTGGCCGAAGTCATGAACTATCCGGGCGTGGTGGCCGGCGACGAGGACATGCTGCGCAAGATACGGGCCGCCCGGGGCCGGGTCATCGACGGCCACGCTCCGGGGCTGACCGGCCGGGCGCTCGATGCCTACGTCACGGCCGGGCCGGGTTCGGACCACGAATGCACGCATCTTGAGGAAGCCCGGGAAAAGCTGCGCCGGGGCATGCATATCATGATCCGGCAGGGGAGCACCGAACAAAATCTCGAAGAGCTGATCCCGCTGGTCACGGCCGAAAACGCCGGACGTTTCTCCCTGGTCAGCGACGACCGCGACCCGGTCGATTTGAGCCGCAAAGGGCACCTCAATGCCCTGGTAGCCCAAGCCATCGCCTGCGGCGTGCCGCCGGTTGCGGCCGTGGCCATGGCCTCGATCAATCCGGCCCGCTATTTCAACCTGCGTCGCAGGGGGGCCGTGGCCCCGGGCTACCGGGCGGATTTCGTTCTCGTAAACGATCTCAAATCCTTTGATATTGCGGATGTTTTCTTGAAAGGGCGGCATGTTGCCGACATGGAGTTTTCCGATTATTCGTGCCTGACGCCGCCGCGGGCCATGCATGTGGCCGGGGACGTGACCGAGGCCCGGCTGGCCATCCCGGCCCAAAAGGGCGCTCGGATAAGGGCTATCGGACTCATTCCCGGGCAGATCGTCACCGAATGCCGCGTCATGGACGCCCTGGTCAAGGATGGACTGGCCGTGGCCGATCCGTCACGCGACCTGGCCAAGCTGGCGGTCATCGAGCGCCACAAGGCCACGGGCAACATCGGCCTGGGATTTATTGCCGGGCTCAAGTTGCAAAACGGGGCCATCGCCGGCACCGTGGCCCACGACGCGCACAACCTGATTGTGGCCGGCACCAATGACGCGGACATGATCCTGGCCGCCCAGGCGCTGATGGTTTCGGGCGGCGGTTTCGCCGTGGCCGGCGGCGGCAAGCTCCTGGCCCAGGTGCGGCTGCCCGTGGCCGGGCTCATGAGCGATGCGCCGCTGGAGGTGGTCATGGAGGGCCTTGTCGCCTTGCGGGCGGCGTACAGGCAGATCGCCAGGCCGAAGCCCGAGGCGCTGGACCATCCCTTCATGGCCATGTCGTTTGTCTCCCTGGAAGTGATCGGGGCACTGCGGCTCACGGATCAGGGGCTTTTCGACGTGGCGTCGTTTTCCCGGGTGGGCTTGTTTCTTTAG